A stretch of DNA from Ignavibacteriota bacterium:
TTATTTCAAAACTCCCAAACAAATGTGTGAGTTGTTCAAGGATTATCCGCAGGCGATTGAATCCACCTTAGAGGTTGCAGAGAAAATAGAGAATTACAAGTTGGAGCCCGGCAAGCCGTTCATGCCGAATTTTCCAATTCCGCCTGATGCCGGTGTCGCATCGCTTGAAGAATATCTTGACCATCTCGCGCAAGATGGAATTCAGAAGCGATACAAATCAATCACAGGTGAAATTGAGGAGCGACTCAACTTTGAGTTGAAGATGATAAAGAAGATGGGTTATGCGGGCTATTTTCTTATCACACAGGATTTCATCAACAAAGCAAAGAATATGGGTGTGCGAGTCGGTCCCGGACGCGGAAGCGCGGCTGGAAGTATTGTTTCGTACGCGCTGGGAATTACAGACGTTGACCCGCTAAAATATGATTTGCTCTTCGAGAGATTTCTCAATCCCGACCGCGTCAGTATGCCTGATATTGACGTTGATTTCGCTGACGACGGCCGTGACCGGGTTATCGAATACGTGCGGGAAAAATATGGGGCTGATTCGGTTTCTCAGATTATCACCTTTGGTACGCTTTCATCCCGCGCTGTGCTAAAAGACGTCGGACGAGTCATCGGTGTTCCGTTGAGTATGACGGAATCAATTACGAAACAGATTCCCGTTATTCAAGGGAAAGTCACACCGATTGCAGAGGCAATTGATACACTTCCCGATTTGAAATGGATAAAAGAGACTGACGATGAAAAAATCCATGAGTTAGTTGAGATTTCCAAAGTGCTTGAGGGGATGAACCGAAATTCCTCAACGCACGCGGCGGGTGTTGTGATTGCTCCCGGTCCCATCAGCGATTATGTTCCGCTCTACAAAACGCCAAGCACCGATTTGATGACTCAATACAGCATGCTTGATTTGGAAGCGGCGGGATTGTTGAAGATGGACTTCCTTGGGTTGAGGACGTTGACTATCATTGAGAACGCCTTAAAACTCATCAAGCAAAACCATCAGGTAGAGGTTGATTTGAATAATCTTCCTGAAAATGACCCAAAGGTGTTTGAACTTTTCGGCAAGGCACACACGATAGGAATTTTTCAGTTTGAATCTTCAGGAATGCAGGATTGGCTGAGGAAATTGAAACCCAATTCTATTTCTGATTTGGTTGCAATGAACGCGCTCTATCGTCCCGGTCCGATGGAGATGATTGGAGATTTCATCGAACGAAAACACGGGCGACAACACGTTGCATATCTCCATCCTAAACTTGAGCCGATACTGAAAGAGACTTACGGCGTAATAGTTTATCAGGAACAGGTGATTAAGATTGCAAGTGAAGTAGCAGGCTTTACTCTTGCTAAAGCCGATATCCTTCGTCGTGCAATGGGGAAGAAGGACGAAGGGATGATGGCAAAGATGAAGCAGGAATTTATTGATGGAGCCATCAAACAAGGGGTAAAGAACACAGTCGCTGGAGAGATTTTTGAACTTATCAGGAAGTTCGCATCGTACGGATTTAATAAATCGCATAGTGTCGCTTATTCGATTGTAGCATATCAAACGGCGTATTTGAAGGCGCATTATCCTGCCGAATTTCTCTGTGCATGTATGAGTGCAGAAATTGGTGATTCCGACACAGTTGTACAACTTATTGAGGAATCGAAGAAACTTGGTATAGAGGTGTTGCCGCCTGATGTTAATGAAAGTGATGTTCAATTTCTTGTAGTGCAAAACAAAATTCGTTTCGGTTTGAATGCTATTAAAAATGTTGGGGAAAACGCGGTTCGAAGTATCATTCACTCAAGAGCCACACACGGCAAATTCAATAATTTATTTGATTTCAGTCGGCGAGTTGATTTACGTATTGTGAACAAGAAAACATTCGAGTCGCTTATTCAAGCAGGAGCATGTGATTCGTTTGGCGGACATCGTGCGCAGTTGTTTCAGGCAATCGAACGAGTGACTCAGTTCGGACAACAAAGTCACGGGCATAAATCGAAAGGTCAGGATTCTCTGTTTGAAGGTGGGTCAAAATCGAAAACTGTTGAAAGTTTTCCGGTTCTTCCCGAAACCCAACCGTGGTCAGAAAATGAAAAACTGACGCGTGAGAAATCTGTTCTCGGTTTTTATGTTTCAGGACATCCGTTATCAAAGTACAACCGTGAAATCAAAGCATTTGCGACAGCAAAAATGGGAGAGCCAGCAGGCGTCAAACCGGGAAGTCCTATTCGTGTTTGTGGGATTCTATCCGATGTAAAGAAGAAGGTAGATAAAAAGGGAAACATGATGGCATTTGCAAAAATTGAAGATTTCACAGGAAAAGGTGAATGTATTTTCTTCTCTTCAGTGTATAAGGATTGTCAGGAACACGTGAAAGAAGATGCAATAGTTATGGTGGTAGGCAAAGCAGATGACGGTGGTGATGTTTTGAAAATCATTGCAAATGAATTGATTCCAATTGATTTCGTCCGTTCTCGGTTCACCAGACGGTTGCTGATTCAGTTAAAGATGGAAAAATTGAACGAGCAAAAGGTAAAGCAACTGAAATCCGTATTTTCAAGTCATAGGGGAAAATGCTCTTGCTATTTTCAGGTCACTGATGATAATTCAGCTAAGCCGATTAATCTAGTCTCAAAGAAGGTAGCAATTGACCCGAATAATGAATTCTTTCATTCTGTTGAAACCCTTATCGGCGCGGAGAACGTTATGATTTTGAATTAGATTTTCTTAACTTTGTCCACATTTTTTATCAAATAGAAACAATATGAAACCAATACAAATCGAAGATTCAAATTTTGAAACAGAAGTACTTAAGTCCGAAAAGCCCGTTCTCATTGATTTTTGGGCGGTCTGGTGCGGACCGTGTAAAGCGATAGCGCCAATCGTTGAAGAACTTGCAAGTGAATATGCAGAAAAACTGAAGGTAGGCAAATTGGACGTGGATGCAAATCCTCGCACAGCAATGCAATTCGGCATCAGAAGTATTCCAACTTTACTGATATTTAAGGAGGGGAAGGTGGTAGAACAGATAGTTGGTGCAGTTCCTAAAAGGAATTTAATTGATAAAATCACCCCACATTTGAATTAATTTGAAATAAGGACTTTTTGATACTCAAGTGACATTGCTTTGTGTGAGCAATGTCACTTGAATAGAATAATAAAGTCCTTATTTTATCCGTGCAAAACGTGCATATCAATATAAAACATGTTTAATATGAAAAACGGCTTTTCCGCTTTACCGGTTTTAAAGACAGACAAATATTATTCGACACAAGAGTTGTCTAAATTATTTCACGCAAATGAATCCACCATCAAACGTTGGGCAGATTCTGGCAAATTGAAGTGCTTTAAAACTCCCGGTGGACATAGAAAATACACGCCCGATAGCGTATCTGAATTCATAACTAACTTTCATTACGAAATCATTTCCTTTGATGCAGATTTTACACAAAAAGAGGAGAACGAACTATTGGAATTTCTCATTTCTAAGGGTGATTTTAGAACTTTGAGCGAAGTCTATTTCTCACAGGCGTGTAAGGCCGAGAAAGCCAACCTTTATTCGTTGCTTCATGGATGTCACTCGGCAAGCATTCCGTTAGTAACCATTTATGATGAAATTGTAGCCAAAGCAGTAAAGAAAATTTTTAATCTCCGAAATCAATCAAAAATTTCACTAACGGAAGAATTTATTACAAAAAATTCTATGTTGGAAAGTCTTTTCCAATTCAGGCTATTAACACAAAAAGTATTTTCTTCACAAAGGACTGTTCTATTAGCTTCTGCAAAAAGCGGTATCCAGGAAGTTGTACTTTCTTGTGCTGAACATCTCTTGACGATGGCAGGTTGGAAGGTGTTGAATCTTGGTGCAAATACAAACGTCGAGATTGTAAAAGCCGCGATCATTGCCGGGCAACCGCAATTGATATGTGTTTGCAAAGATTATTTAGGTGAAGAAAGTGGCTCAACATTACTAACAACCGCTATTGAGAATAAGGCACAAATACTCTTTTCAAATTTAGATTCTTACCAAAATATTTTCACTACTGCAAAGATAGAAGAAATTACACAACGCTCTTTTTCTTCATTCAATGAAATGCTTAGTCTCATATTTAAGCATAGATAACGTATGAAACAAGTTAAACAGATAAATATGAATATTATAAAACGAACTCTTTTCCTGATTTTCTTTTTTACATCTATAGTTTTTTCAGCAACTACCTCGTGGAAGGGAACAACAAGCACAAGTTGGAATAATTCCACAAACTGGACCAATGGTGTTCCTACTTCAACCTTGGATGTTATCATTGGCGATGCAAATTTTACTGGTGGAAATCATCCCACGCTGAATGTTAGTGGTAACTGTAAATCATTAATAATCGGTGGTGCAAATTCTGCAACACTGACACTTTCATTTAATAATAAAAACCTTACTGTTTCAGGCGATATTACAATACAAAGCAATGGGACATTGTTACAATCCTCAAAATCAACAATATTGCTAACAGGAAACTGGGTCAATAGTGGAACATTTACTGCCTCCAACAATAATGCGGAAGTTCGATTTGCGGGTGCATTACAATCTTTAACGGGAGTTACAGCGTTTAGAAAATTAACTGTAAATGTTGGAAGCACGTTAACTCTTCATGCGAATATTTCTCATACCCGAACTCTATCAGTAAGCGGTACAATTAACCCAAACGAATCTCCAACTTATACAATTTCAGGTGCTGGTGCGTTAACCCTCCAATCCGGTGGAAAATTATTAGTTAAAGCATCTACTTTTGTCGGGAATTATAATGATGGGACGAA
This window harbors:
- the dnaE gene encoding DNA polymerase III subunit alpha — translated: MSEFIHLHNHSHFSLLDGAATIDGLIEAAVENKMPSVALTDHGVMFGAIEFYKTAKKAGIKPIIGCEVYIVTQGSRFDKEVNPKLLQEGKGRGIYQHLVLLAKNFQGYKNLSKLCTLGHTEGFYYKPRIDMELLRQYSEGLVALSACPAGVVSFHLVEGRYEAARSMAITFKELFGDDFYLEIQDHSLAKEKPILEGMPRLAKELNIKLIATNDVHYLEQSHAIAHNVLLMIPDASANAPAKYHDLRYGTDQIYFKTPKQMCELFKDYPQAIESTLEVAEKIENYKLEPGKPFMPNFPIPPDAGVASLEEYLDHLAQDGIQKRYKSITGEIEERLNFELKMIKKMGYAGYFLITQDFINKAKNMGVRVGPGRGSAAGSIVSYALGITDVDPLKYDLLFERFLNPDRVSMPDIDVDFADDGRDRVIEYVREKYGADSVSQIITFGTLSSRAVLKDVGRVIGVPLSMTESITKQIPVIQGKVTPIAEAIDTLPDLKWIKETDDEKIHELVEISKVLEGMNRNSSTHAAGVVIAPGPISDYVPLYKTPSTDLMTQYSMLDLEAAGLLKMDFLGLRTLTIIENALKLIKQNHQVEVDLNNLPENDPKVFELFGKAHTIGIFQFESSGMQDWLRKLKPNSISDLVAMNALYRPGPMEMIGDFIERKHGRQHVAYLHPKLEPILKETYGVIVYQEQVIKIASEVAGFTLAKADILRRAMGKKDEGMMAKMKQEFIDGAIKQGVKNTVAGEIFELIRKFASYGFNKSHSVAYSIVAYQTAYLKAHYPAEFLCACMSAEIGDSDTVVQLIEESKKLGIEVLPPDVNESDVQFLVVQNKIRFGLNAIKNVGENAVRSIIHSRATHGKFNNLFDFSRRVDLRIVNKKTFESLIQAGACDSFGGHRAQLFQAIERVTQFGQQSHGHKSKGQDSLFEGGSKSKTVESFPVLPETQPWSENEKLTREKSVLGFYVSGHPLSKYNREIKAFATAKMGEPAGVKPGSPIRVCGILSDVKKKVDKKGNMMAFAKIEDFTGKGECIFFSSVYKDCQEHVKEDAIVMVVGKADDGGDVLKIIANELIPIDFVRSRFTRRLLIQLKMEKLNEQKVKQLKSVFSSHRGKCSCYFQVTDDNSAKPINLVSKKVAIDPNNEFFHSVETLIGAENVMILN
- the trxA gene encoding thioredoxin; protein product: MKPIQIEDSNFETEVLKSEKPVLIDFWAVWCGPCKAIAPIVEELASEYAEKLKVGKLDVDANPRTAMQFGIRSIPTLLIFKEGKVVEQIVGAVPKRNLIDKITPHLN
- a CDS encoding helix-turn-helix domain-containing protein; translation: MKNGFSALPVLKTDKYYSTQELSKLFHANESTIKRWADSGKLKCFKTPGGHRKYTPDSVSEFITNFHYEIISFDADFTQKEENELLEFLISKGDFRTLSEVYFSQACKAEKANLYSLLHGCHSASIPLVTIYDEIVAKAVKKIFNLRNQSKISLTEEFITKNSMLESLFQFRLLTQKVFSSQRTVLLASAKSGIQEVVLSCAEHLLTMAGWKVLNLGANTNVEIVKAAIIAGQPQLICVCKDYLGEESGSTLLTTAIENKAQILFSNLDSYQNIFTTAKIEEITQRSFSSFNEMLSLIFKHR